From a single Drosophila sulfurigaster albostrigata strain 15112-1811.04 chromosome 3, ASM2355843v2, whole genome shotgun sequence genomic region:
- the LOC133842213 gene encoding probable insulin-like peptide 3, with product MLQHQFHRTIIALLTQFTHNTQSTMCKTIYFSLAFLLALCALATVESIDIRMCSTQLSDMLARLCEGTGKKGYNRMIERKRSGNPLVDFDPLDPIQYIEQKESPNSAELLAYPMISNGRMHSIFRPENALSSLTATRRRTRGDIVDECCARACRTSELLAYCAA from the exons ATGTTGCAGCATCAGTTCCATCGCACCATCATCGCACTCTTAACCCAattcacacacaacacacaaagtACAATGTGCAAGACAATTTACTTCTCGTTGGCCTTCCTTTTGGCCCTCTGCGCTCTGGCCACCGTTGAGTCCATCGACATACGTATGTGCAGCACCCAACTGAGCGATATGCTCGCCCGCCTCTGCGAGGGCACAGGCAAGAAGGGCTACAATCGCATGATTGAACGCAAACGCAGTGGCAATC CTCTTGTCGACTTTGATCCCCTCGATCCCATTCAGTACATCGAGCAGAAGGAGTCACCCAACTCGGCTGAGCTCCTCGCATATCCCATGATCAGCAATGGACGCATGCACAGCATCTTCCGGCCAGAGAACGCTCTCAGCTCGCTGACTGCCACACGACGACGCACTCGTGGCGACATCGTCGATGAATGCTGTGCCCGGGCTTGTCGCACCTCCGAGTTGCTAGCTTATTGCGCCGCCTAG
- the LOC133846041 gene encoding probable insulin-like peptide 4: MSLRFGLSLLLMFGMSQLMQQVDARKLCGDALNNALDVICSSGFPLRIPRDTDRRQSPEQALLRKWRLLALQLELDQPDNDERDDEALVAAIDEGRERKLHRPRREGRIIDDCCENGCTYDTLRLYCA; this comes from the exons ATGAGCTTGCGATTTGGACTCTCCCTGCTGCTAATGTTCGGCATGTCGCAGCTGATGCAGCAGGTGGATGCCAGGAAACTTTGCGGCGATGCACTCAATAACGCCCTTGACGTGATTTGTTCTTCTGGATTCCCCCTTAGGATCCCACGCGACA CGGACAGACGACAAAGTCCCGAGCAGGCGCTGCTCCGCAAGTGGCGTCTCTTGGCTTTGCAACTGGAATTGGATCAACCGGATAACGATGAAAGGGATGATGAAGCTCTTGTCGCTGCCATAGACGAAGGCAGGGAACGGAAGCTGCATCGTCCAAGGCGCGAGGGACGCATTATCGACGATTGCTGCGAGAATGGATGCACCTACGATACTCTTCGGTTATACTGTGCCTAA
- the LOC133842806 gene encoding bombyxin A-2 homolog — MKMHFENTKFILLICSLTIAVCQADSIVICGDGLADMLMRICENGYNTRFKRTGAILPDYNAIDSENNANALDNFGAYSSIDYQRQPLLYAMLGESARHQLLSTRRRRFNIVEECCDKPCTTQELKMYCR; from the exons atgaaaatgcattttgaaaataccaaattcatCTTGCTGATCTGCAGCCTGACAATTGCGGTCTGTCAAGCCGACTCCATCGTCATCTGCGGCGATGGCTTAGCCGATATGCTGATGCGCATCTGTGAGAATGGCTACAACACCAGATTTAAGCGAACAG GCGCTATTCTGCCGGATTATAATGCTATCGATTCGGAGAATAACGCTAATGCTTTAGACAACTTTGGAGCCTACTCGAGCATCGATTATCAGAGACAACCGCTGCTCTATGCCATGCTGGGCGAGAGTGCTCGTCATCAGCTGCTTTCGACCCGACGACGTCGATTTAACATTGTCGAAGAGTGCTGCGATAAACCCTGCACAACTCAAGAGCTCAAGATGTACTGCCGTTAA
- the LOC133842211 gene encoding acid sphingomyelinase-like phosphodiesterase 3b produces MTNFSFSWLLTALLALLWMPDVANARIGYFWHISDLHLDTLYSTQGDVYRSCWQLSRPGASTAPQSMESPGPFGNYNCDSPWSLVESAVKTMKAKQGDNVEFVLWTGDALSHSAQPLSEQKQHEILRNITELLGRSFSAPFIFPVLGHEDGSSSNSQQKYKQMGELWRHWLPTEALNTFEQGGYYSIEQTKSRLRIVALNTNFMRFDHEPEPRMSHSLRWPNEYYGEPKASSSTMSAQDQLLAEQQWLWLDEVLSKAKQKQETVYIVGHMPPGVDERQLGPQHSGQLIFTERNNKRYLDTVRKYASVIQGQFFGHLHSDTFRLIYDEQGTPISWLMIAPSVVPRKEGIGGSNNPALRLYKFDTGSGQVLDYTQYWLDLPLANRAHEPLWQPEYNLTHYYGLADISAIALHNFAERFTGKDASWFTRYQRANAVRFQSNAACQGLCMLNHYCAITRLDYDEFRLCLESEQLPLQGHAAGTLMLSSSCALASLLLLLAFSFLSCCCREQTSTSTSRANLVMSSSHLANL; encoded by the exons aTGACTAACTTCAGCTTTAGCTGGTTGTTAACCGCGCTCCTTGCGCTCCTTTGGATGCCAGATGTTGCCAACGCCCGCATCG GCTACTTCTGGCACATCAGCGACCTGCATCTGGACACTTTGTACTCCACGCAGGGCGACGTCTACAGAAGCTGCTGGCAGCTGTCGCGTCCCGGCGCTTCAACAGCTCCACAGTCCATGGAGTCGCCGGGCCCCTTTGGCAACTACAACTGCGACAGTCCTTGGAGTCTGGTGGAATCGGCGGTCAAAACCATGAAGGCCAAACAGGGTGACAACGTAGAATTTGTGCTCTGGACAGGCGATGCTCTATCGCACTCCGCTCAGCCATTGTCCGAGCAGAAGCAACACGAAATTCTGCGCAACATCACCGAGCTGCTGGGACGCAGCTTCTCGGCTCCGTTCATCTTCCCTGTGCTGGGCCACGAggatggcagcagcagcaacagccagcaGAAGTACAAGCAGATGGGCGAACTTTGGCGCCATTGGCTGCCCACCGAGGCACTCAACACCTTCGAGCAGGGAGGATATTACTCCATCGAGCAGACAAAGAGTCGCCTACGCATCGTCGCCCTCAACACCAACTTTATGCGGTTCGATCACGAGCCAGAGCCAAGGATGTCCCACAGTCTGCGGTGGCCCAACGAATACTATGGCGAACCCAAGGCCTCAAGCAGCACCATGTCTGCTCAGGATCAACTGCTGGCTGAGCAACAGTGGCTCTGGCTGGACGAGGTGCTCAGCAAGGcgaagcagaagcaggagACG GTCTACATTGTGGGCCACATGCCGCCGGGCGTGGACGAGCGTCAGCTGGGACCTCAGCACAGTGGTCAGCTGATCTTCACGGAGCGCAACAACAAACGCTACTTGGACACGGTGAGGAAGTACGCCTCGGTGATACAGGGACAATTCTTTGGCCACCTGCACTCGGACACCTTTCGACTCATCTACGATGAGCAAG GCACGCCCATCTCCTGGCTGATGATAGCGCCTTCGGTGGTCCCTCGAAAGGAGGGCATTGGAGGCTCCAACAATCCAGCGCTGCGTCTCTACAAATTCGACACGGGCAGCGGCCAAGTGCTGGACTACACGCAGTACTGGCTGGATTTGCCTCTAGCGAATCGAGCTCACGAACCTCTCTGGCAGCCGGAATACAATCTGACGCACTATTATGGGCTGGCTGACATCTCGGCCATAGCGCTGCACAACTTTGCCGAGCGTTTCACGGGCAAAGATGCCTCGTGGTTTACAAg ATATCAACGTGCCAATGCCGTGAGATTTCAGTCGAATGCCGCCTGTCAGGGTCTCTGCATGCTCAATCATTATTGCGCCATCACGCGCCTGGACTACGACGAGTTCCGGCTGTGTCTCGAGTCCGAGCAATTGCCACTGCAAGGACATGCCGCTGGCACCTTAAtgctcagcagcagctgtgctctggcctcgctgctgctgctgttggcgtttAGCTtcctcagctgctgctgcagagaacagacgtcgacgtcgacgtcaagAGCAAACCTGGTCATGTCCAGCAGCCATTTAGCGAATTTATAA
- the LOC133842212 gene encoding probable insulin-like peptide 1 → MSNNSNSSRCNSTNIKSISSSFYATRHGGQQRRQLMLQQLLLPLLLLGWCRFCCSSASKASDIRDNRALAYLQGMHKLCGHALNIALDAVCYDTGYNTLGKRRAAADANTLTETSHHPGYQLSSMLSNLYGTEVLIKSRRLRRQNTGIHEECCLKACSYYELRAYCRQKE, encoded by the coding sequence ATGtcgaacaacagcaacagcagtcgaTGCAACAGCACCAACATCAAGAGCATTAGCAGCTCCTTTTATGCAACACGCCACGGTGGCCAACAACGGCGGCAATTGatgttgcagcagctgttgctgccactgctgctgctgggctgGTGTCGCTTCTGTTGCAGCAGCGCCAGCAAAGCCAGCGACATCCGGGACAATCGGGCACTCGCCTATCTCCAGGGCATGCACAAGCTGTGCGGCCATGCGCTGAACATTGCACTCGATGCGGTCTGCTATGACACCGGCTACAATACGCTGGGCAAGCGACGCGCCGCCGCCGATGCCAACACGCTGACGGAGACGAGTCATCATCCCGGCTACCAGCTGAGCTCCATGCTGTCCAATCTCTATGGCACCGAAGTGCTGATCAAGTCGCGTCGCCTGCGGCGTCAGAATACTGGCATCCATGAGGAGTGCTGCTTGAAGGCCTGCTCCTACTATGAACTGAGAGCCTATTGCCGTCAGAAAGAATAA
- the LOC133844433 gene encoding probable insulin-like peptide 5, giving the protein MHFENSKYFLLLGFGLVITFCGVESVHVCGDGLSDMMARICTNGFNYRLKRSDTRNNNNALIDLEKQPLLYAILGESARNQLLFTRRRRFSIVDECCVDSCPTSQLREYCL; this is encoded by the exons atgcatttcgaGAATTCCAAATACTTTTTACTACTGGGATTTGGCCTCGTCATTACTTTCTGTGGGGTTGAATCCGTTCACGTTTGTGGTGACGGTTTAAGCGACATGATGGCGAGAATTTGCACAAATGGCTTTAACTACAGATTGAAGAGATCCG ATActagaaacaacaacaatgccttGATAGACTTGGAAAAACAGCCGTTGCTTTATGCTATATTAGGCGAGAGTGCTCGGAATCAACTTTTATTCACCCGACGACGTCGATTTAGCATTGTTGACGAGTGCTGCGTTGACTCCTGTCCAACATCGCAGCTCAGGGAGTACTGTCTTTAA